In Halobaculum sp. XH14, a single genomic region encodes these proteins:
- a CDS encoding ATP-dependent DNA helicase, which yields MTEAEDWRAVFGHADPYPEQEDGVEAAVRSARDSGYLALEGACGTGKTMLALTAGIHLVRDPDSDFERVLVLTSVKQQLRQFEQDLETINAGLPEDWRPVSAMTLVGKADVCPYSRENRAGIDDSNVYDRCEGLRERTRALAGDGGDATAGALVQQARRAQTGIADSGEAGVSYLETAGEPTPYLPQLPEHGGGATGEGTEFCPFYAQFLEDLPEDGDPAEAVPFDFADAGLIDADELVRLSAGHGTCPHSMMGALIPEVEVVVGNYYHAFDPVTAATFTGSLLDDSTFVVCDEAHMLEPRVRDLVSDGVGDATLRDAENELTRVIQPVAFENEGKRTQGTTDADLVRGELSDAEVSLSELELVRDFVRDLREEVDRRVTAHLERDHPGWRADLTELRDAELPLRDPEVPAEDELSEWASDAGYGEKVWARAEHVGAVVKRVLDEAEEEETQRAAPAVGRLLNAWYRLDHESYFRELELERTWDETEPPDSWRRAYNARLALHNCVPADAIGDRLADFGGGVLMSATLAPLSVFREVTGLNYLESEGRPVEERTYGLSFPASNRESLAVDAPKFTYGNRGTTDEENETREAHADAVAEVVRTTPGNVLVGMPSYGEAEWMAGVLDERTDAPVLVDESSADSATEDLKAEFFGGEAKTLVTSIRGTLTEGVDYRGDRLSAAVVCGVPIINTASPRTKAVKTAYDREFGDGFETALTVPAVRKARQAIGRVIRGPEEVGVRVLVDARYARDSWNSVREYFPEPAREEFQPVSPDMLRFGLERFWDGQE from the coding sequence GTGACCGAGGCCGAGGACTGGCGGGCGGTGTTCGGGCACGCCGACCCGTACCCCGAACAGGAGGACGGCGTGGAGGCTGCCGTCCGGTCAGCGCGCGATTCAGGATACCTGGCGCTGGAGGGCGCCTGCGGAACCGGGAAGACGATGCTCGCGCTCACCGCCGGCATCCACCTCGTCCGCGACCCGGACTCCGACTTCGAGCGCGTGCTCGTGCTCACCAGCGTCAAGCAGCAGCTCCGGCAGTTCGAACAGGACCTCGAAACGATCAACGCCGGGCTCCCCGAGGACTGGCGACCCGTCTCGGCGATGACGCTCGTCGGGAAGGCGGACGTCTGCCCGTACTCGCGGGAGAACCGCGCGGGCATCGACGACTCGAACGTGTACGACCGCTGTGAGGGGCTGCGCGAGCGCACCCGCGCGCTGGCCGGCGACGGCGGCGACGCCACGGCCGGCGCGCTCGTCCAGCAGGCGAGACGCGCCCAGACCGGCATCGCAGACTCGGGGGAGGCGGGCGTCTCCTACCTCGAAACAGCCGGCGAGCCGACGCCGTACCTCCCCCAGTTGCCCGAACACGGCGGCGGCGCGACGGGCGAGGGAACCGAGTTCTGCCCGTTCTACGCGCAGTTCCTGGAGGACCTCCCCGAGGACGGCGACCCGGCCGAGGCGGTGCCGTTCGACTTCGCTGACGCGGGGCTCATCGACGCCGACGAACTCGTGCGGCTGTCCGCGGGCCACGGCACCTGCCCGCACTCGATGATGGGGGCGCTCATCCCGGAGGTCGAAGTCGTCGTCGGCAACTACTACCACGCGTTCGACCCGGTGACGGCCGCCACGTTCACCGGGTCGCTGCTCGACGACTCGACGTTCGTCGTCTGCGACGAGGCGCACATGCTCGAACCGCGGGTCCGTGACCTCGTCTCAGACGGCGTCGGCGACGCGACGCTCCGGGACGCCGAGAACGAACTCACCCGCGTCATCCAGCCGGTCGCCTTCGAGAACGAGGGGAAGCGAACGCAGGGGACGACCGACGCGGACCTCGTGCGCGGGGAACTCTCGGACGCGGAGGTGAGCCTGAGCGAACTCGAGCTCGTCCGGGACTTCGTCCGTGACCTCCGCGAGGAGGTGGACCGCCGGGTGACCGCCCACCTCGAACGTGACCACCCGGGCTGGCGCGCGGATCTCACGGAGCTCCGTGACGCGGAACTCCCGCTCCGGGACCCCGAGGTGCCCGCCGAGGACGAACTGTCCGAGTGGGCGAGCGACGCGGGGTACGGCGAGAAGGTCTGGGCCCGCGCGGAGCACGTCGGCGCCGTGGTCAAGCGCGTGCTCGACGAGGCCGAGGAGGAGGAGACTCAGCGCGCCGCGCCCGCGGTCGGACGGCTGCTGAACGCCTGGTACCGGCTCGATCACGAGTCGTACTTTCGGGAACTCGAACTGGAGCGGACCTGGGACGAGACGGAGCCGCCCGACTCCTGGCGGCGGGCGTACAACGCCCGGCTCGCGCTCCACAACTGCGTGCCGGCGGACGCCATCGGCGACCGCCTCGCCGACTTCGGCGGCGGCGTGCTCATGTCGGCGACGCTCGCGCCGCTGTCCGTGTTCCGGGAGGTGACCGGGTTGAACTACCTCGAGTCGGAGGGACGGCCGGTCGAGGAGCGGACGTACGGGCTCTCGTTCCCCGCCTCGAACCGCGAGTCGCTCGCCGTCGACGCGCCGAAGTTCACCTACGGCAACCGCGGGACCACCGACGAGGAGAACGAGACGCGAGAGGCCCACGCCGACGCCGTCGCGGAGGTGGTCCGGACGACGCCCGGCAACGTGCTCGTCGGGATGCCGAGCTACGGCGAGGCCGAGTGGATGGCGGGCGTGCTGGACGAGCGGACCGACGCGCCGGTGCTCGTGGACGAGTCGAGCGCCGACAGCGCGACCGAGGACCTGAAGGCGGAGTTCTTCGGCGGCGAGGCGAAGACGCTCGTCACGAGCATCCGCGGGACGCTCACCGAGGGCGTCGACTACCGCGGCGACCGGCTCTCGGCGGCCGTCGTCTGTGGCGTCCCCATCATCAACACCGCGTCGCCGCGGACGAAGGCCGTCAAGACGGCGTACGACCGCGAGTTCGGCGACGGGTTCGAAACCGCGCTCACGGTACCGGCAGTTCGGAAGGCCCGGCAGGCAATCGGGCGCGTCATCCGCGGCCCCGAGGAGGTCGGCGTCCGCGTGCTGGTCGACGCCCGCTACGCCCGCGACTCGTGGAACTCGGTGCGGGAGTACTTCCCCGAACCCGCCCGCGAGGAGTTCCAGCCTGTCAGTCCGGACATGCTCCGCTTCGGCCTGGAGCGGTTCTGGGACGGACAGGAGTGA
- a CDS encoding S8 family serine peptidase: MSRSIAVVVVLVVLASLTTGMVGATDIAEFGGYEGSVSPTTGGDATLGGASVGDAPIDSAADPEPAAVRVGVIGSGFDSGHPALSGRVSAHGRIAGPSLAFDGPASTSHDTAVAEIVADRTEGAGLYLVGVGSQPTPGEYARAVDWLLANDVDVIVDSGSYFPATAGGKERIAGAAERAADDGTVFVTSAGNYAKRHWRGTPEAEGWIEFDGDVQGNRLGEGSVSGEVTLRLYWDGSADYDLYLYRDLPGRDDPVVAKSTRESGNAEAIDETLPTGNYYVAIYAREPGDEPVDLFATERSLAVAGAAGSTVAPANTEGVITVGAVDDSGTVASYSSGGADVSAPGSADTHVAGRFSGTSAAAPMVAGAVASMRDDGSLTPAQVEAILRRTAEGDERTVDIRAALEAAANASAPNGTAAADASRPPRSGANTSAPEPYPGP; this comes from the coding sequence GTGAGCCGTTCGATCGCCGTCGTCGTCGTGCTGGTGGTGCTTGCGAGCCTCACGACCGGGATGGTCGGCGCGACGGACATCGCGGAGTTCGGCGGCTACGAGGGCAGCGTCTCGCCCACGACCGGCGGGGACGCGACGCTCGGCGGCGCGTCGGTCGGCGACGCGCCGATCGACTCGGCGGCCGATCCCGAGCCGGCGGCGGTCCGCGTCGGCGTCATCGGGAGCGGATTCGACAGCGGCCATCCGGCGCTGTCCGGACGCGTCTCCGCACACGGCCGGATCGCGGGCCCGTCCCTGGCGTTCGACGGGCCGGCGTCGACGTCCCACGACACCGCCGTCGCGGAGATCGTCGCGGACCGGACCGAGGGGGCGGGGCTGTACCTCGTCGGCGTCGGGAGCCAGCCGACCCCGGGGGAGTACGCGCGTGCGGTCGACTGGCTCCTCGCCAACGACGTGGACGTCATCGTCGACTCGGGGAGCTACTTCCCCGCGACCGCGGGCGGCAAGGAGCGGATCGCCGGCGCGGCCGAGCGGGCGGCCGACGACGGCACCGTCTTCGTCACCTCGGCGGGCAACTACGCGAAGCGACACTGGCGCGGGACGCCCGAGGCCGAGGGCTGGATCGAGTTCGACGGGGACGTTCAGGGCAACCGGCTCGGCGAGGGGTCGGTCTCGGGCGAGGTGACCCTGCGGCTCTACTGGGACGGCTCTGCCGACTACGATCTCTACCTCTACCGGGACCTCCCGGGGCGTGACGACCCGGTCGTCGCCAAGTCCACGCGGGAGAGCGGGAACGCCGAGGCCATCGACGAGACCCTCCCGACCGGCAACTACTACGTCGCGATCTACGCCCGCGAGCCCGGCGACGAGCCGGTCGACCTGTTCGCCACCGAACGGTCGCTCGCGGTCGCCGGCGCGGCCGGCAGCACGGTCGCGCCCGCCAACACGGAGGGCGTCATCACGGTCGGGGCAGTCGACGACAGCGGAACGGTCGCCTCGTACAGCTCCGGGGGCGCGGACGTGAGCGCACCGGGGAGCGCGGACACCCACGTCGCCGGCCGGTTCTCCGGCACCTCGGCCGCCGCACCGATGGTCGCGGGCGCGGTCGCCAGCATGCGGGACGACGGCTCCCTGACGCCGGCACAGGTCGAGGCGATCCTCCGACGGACGGCCGAGGGCGACGAGCGGACCGTCGACATCCGGGCGGCGCTGGAAGCCGCGGCGAACGCGTCGGCTCCGAACGGAACGGCCGCGGCCGACGCCTCGCGCCCGCCCCGGAGCGGGGCGAACACGTCCGCACCGGAACCGTACCCCGGCCCGTAG
- a CDS encoding ArsR/SmtB family transcription factor has protein sequence MSGLLPSDVDTPSGDSTATETVPGSDAGRQESPEEVTDEDGDVRVCWLDDDDADALIGSLSSETARSLLTALHDEPRTASKLAETADTSVQNVRHHLENLQEAGLVTTAGTRYSVKGREMTIYRPTNERLVVAVGGDEDRTSFLDSLRGLLGVLALLGGASLLVQWAFGGGVADLGGPETAPRIGDAVGGSAEVALGVLPPGVAFLAGGLLVLAAVLAVGHLRSQ, from the coding sequence ATGTCAGGACTGCTCCCGTCCGACGTGGACACGCCGAGTGGCGACTCGACCGCCACCGAGACGGTGCCGGGGAGCGACGCAGGCCGCCAGGAGTCCCCCGAGGAGGTCACGGACGAGGACGGGGACGTCCGCGTCTGCTGGCTCGACGACGACGACGCCGACGCCCTCATCGGTTCGCTCTCCTCCGAGACGGCCCGCTCGTTGCTCACCGCCCTCCACGACGAGCCCAGAACCGCATCGAAGCTCGCGGAGACGGCCGACACCTCCGTCCAGAACGTCCGCCACCACCTCGAGAACCTGCAGGAGGCCGGACTGGTCACGACTGCCGGGACGCGCTACTCGGTGAAGGGCCGAGAGATGACCATCTATCGCCCCACGAACGAACGGCTCGTCGTCGCGGTCGGCGGCGACGAGGACCGGACCTCGTTCCTCGACTCGCTTCGGGGGCTGCTGGGCGTGCTGGCCCTGCTCGGCGGCGCGAGCCTGCTCGTCCAGTGGGCGTTCGGCGGCGGCGTGGCCGACCTCGGCGGCCCCGAGACCGCCCCCCGAATCGGCGACGCCGTCGGCGGCTCGGCCGAGGTCGCGCTCGGCGTCCTCCCGCCCGGCGTCGCGTTCCTCGCGGGCGGACTGCTCGTGCTGGCAGCGGTGCTCGCGGTCGGACACCTCCGGAGCCAGTGA
- a CDS encoding NAD(P)H-hydrate dehydratase — translation MITSARMAMVDRNAAALGVPRKQLMESSGNAVARAVRERVDPGASVTIVCGRGNNGGDGLAAARFLEEYDLRVALLGRPETISTEIARENWDALAAAEIPAEPCTDSREFSLAGAAAGDGTDSRDGDAPDLVVDAMLGTGVSGAPREPEATAIRAIDDADATVVSVDVPSGVDADTGEAAGVAVDPDAVVTFHDEKPGLADLAADLVVADIGIPAGAELFVGPGDLASVDRDPQSHKGDHGEVLVVGGGPYAGAPALSARAALRAGADLVRVACPESVAREVQGFDENLIVRPFRGEHLGPEHVDRISGLAADHDAVVLGPGLGDADETLDATAEFLADFDGTAVVDADALQIVPEIDTDASLVCTPHQGELRAMGGETADDWRERADLVTEFAADLGHVLLVKGAYDVISDGRTTRVGRTGNPGMTVGGTGDVLAGVTGALVPAQEPVHAAAAAAYANGRAGDAAVEEHGYGLVATDLVDRIPDALRDEGDE, via the coding sequence ATGATCACGTCCGCCCGAATGGCGATGGTGGACCGCAACGCCGCGGCGCTCGGCGTCCCCCGCAAGCAACTGATGGAGTCGAGCGGGAACGCCGTCGCCAGGGCCGTCCGCGAGCGGGTCGACCCCGGCGCGAGCGTCACGATCGTCTGTGGCCGCGGGAACAACGGCGGCGACGGCCTCGCCGCGGCGCGGTTCCTCGAGGAGTACGACCTCCGGGTGGCACTGCTCGGCAGGCCGGAGACGATCTCGACGGAGATCGCCCGCGAAAACTGGGACGCCCTCGCGGCGGCGGAGATTCCGGCGGAACCGTGCACGGACTCGCGGGAGTTCTCCCTCGCCGGCGCCGCCGCCGGGGACGGCACTGACTCCCGGGACGGCGACGCACCCGACCTGGTCGTCGACGCGATGCTCGGCACGGGCGTCTCGGGTGCGCCCCGCGAACCCGAGGCGACGGCGATCCGCGCGATCGACGACGCCGACGCGACCGTGGTCTCGGTCGACGTTCCCTCGGGGGTCGACGCCGACACCGGTGAGGCCGCCGGCGTCGCGGTCGACCCCGACGCGGTCGTCACGTTCCACGACGAGAAGCCCGGACTCGCCGACCTCGCCGCCGACCTGGTCGTCGCCGACATCGGCATTCCCGCGGGGGCCGAGCTGTTCGTCGGTCCCGGCGACCTCGCGTCGGTCGACCGCGACCCGCAGTCGCACAAGGGCGACCACGGCGAGGTGCTCGTCGTCGGCGGCGGCCCGTACGCCGGCGCGCCGGCCCTCTCTGCGCGGGCGGCGCTCCGGGCCGGCGCGGACCTCGTCCGGGTGGCCTGTCCGGAGTCGGTCGCCCGGGAGGTGCAGGGGTTCGACGAGAACCTCATCGTCCGCCCGTTCCGGGGCGAGCACCTCGGGCCCGAGCACGTCGATCGGATTTCGGGACTCGCTGCCGACCACGACGCGGTCGTCCTCGGCCCGGGACTCGGCGACGCGGACGAGACGCTCGACGCGACCGCGGAGTTCCTCGCCGACTTCGACGGCACCGCCGTCGTCGACGCCGACGCGCTCCAAATCGTCCCCGAAATCGACACCGACGCCTCGCTCGTCTGTACGCCCCACCAGGGCGAACTCCGGGCGATGGGCGGCGAGACGGCCGACGATTGGCGCGAGCGTGCCGACCTGGTGACCGAGTTCGCCGCGGACCTCGGCCACGTGCTGCTCGTGAAGGGCGCCTACGACGTGATCTCGGACGGTCGGACGACCAGGGTCGGCCGGACGGGGAACCCGGGGATGACCGTCGGCGGCACCGGCGACGTGCTGGCGGGCGTGACCGGCGCGCTCGTCCCCGCCCAGGAGCCGGTTCACGCCGCCGCGGCCGCGGCGTACGCGAACGGCCGCGCGGGCGACGCGGCCGTCGAGGAGCACGGCTACGGGCTGGTGGCGACGGACCTCGTCGATCGGATTCCGGACGCGCTGCGGGACGAGGGGGACGAGTGA
- the moaC gene encoding cyclic pyranopterin monophosphate synthase MoaC yields the protein MTDDDLTHTTEEGDVQMVDVGDKPDTARRAVARGVIRLRPSTVDAVRDDEVAKGDVLATARVGAIQAVKHTWETIPMCHGIPITNVETAFDLHGDRVELEVAVETTGKTGCEMEALEGVTTGLNVVWDMVKAAEKDESGNYPGTRISDVEVVSKEKRPPE from the coding sequence ATGACGGACGACGATCTCACACACACGACCGAGGAGGGAGACGTGCAGATGGTCGACGTGGGCGACAAGCCCGACACGGCCCGACGGGCCGTCGCGCGTGGCGTCATCCGACTCCGCCCGTCGACGGTGGACGCCGTCCGGGACGACGAGGTGGCGAAGGGCGACGTGCTCGCCACCGCGCGCGTCGGCGCGATCCAGGCGGTGAAACACACCTGGGAGACGATCCCGATGTGTCACGGCATCCCGATCACGAACGTCGAGACTGCGTTCGACCTCCACGGAGACCGCGTCGAACTGGAGGTCGCCGTCGAGACGACGGGCAAGACCGGCTGCGAGATGGAGGCGCTGGAGGGGGTCACGACCGGGCTGAACGTCGTCTGGGACATGGTGAAGGCGGCCGAGAAGGACGAGTCGGGGAACTACCCGGGAACCCGGATCTCGGACGTCGAAGTCGTCTCGAAGGAGAAGCGGCCGCCGGAGTGA
- a CDS encoding ribosome assembly factor SBDS: protein MISLDEAVTARLESHGARFEVLIDPDAALAIKRGEFDGDLEDVIAAEDVFDNASRGDRPAEEDVEEVFGTTDALEIIPEVVRRGDIQITAEQRREMTEQKRKALINTIVRNAVNPQMDDAPHPPERVERALEEAGFKIDPMEPVESQVDEALDMLRPVIPIRFDEVTVAAQLPPEYAGSGQAKVREFGDLEREEWQSDGSWVGVVTFPAGLQNEFYDLVNEVSSGEAETRIIRDEDDLNTR, encoded by the coding sequence ATGATTTCACTCGACGAGGCCGTGACCGCACGGCTCGAATCCCACGGCGCGCGCTTCGAGGTGCTCATCGACCCCGACGCGGCACTCGCGATCAAGCGCGGGGAGTTCGACGGCGATCTGGAGGACGTCATCGCCGCCGAGGACGTGTTCGACAACGCCTCGCGTGGCGACCGACCCGCCGAGGAGGACGTCGAGGAGGTGTTCGGCACGACCGACGCGCTCGAAATCATCCCGGAGGTCGTCAGGCGGGGGGACATCCAGATCACCGCCGAGCAGCGGCGCGAGATGACCGAGCAGAAGCGCAAGGCGCTCATCAACACCATCGTCCGGAACGCCGTGAACCCGCAGATGGACGACGCGCCCCACCCGCCCGAGCGCGTCGAGCGGGCGCTGGAGGAGGCCGGGTTCAAGATCGACCCGATGGAGCCCGTCGAGAGCCAGGTCGACGAGGCGCTCGACATGCTGCGCCCGGTCATCCCAATCCGGTTCGACGAGGTGACCGTCGCGGCACAGCTTCCCCCCGAGTACGCCGGGAGCGGCCAGGCGAAGGTCCGCGAGTTCGGCGACCTCGAACGCGAGGAGTGGCAGTCGGACGGCTCCTGGGTCGGCGTCGTGACGTTCCCCGCGGGGCTCCAGAACGAGTTCTACGACCTCGTGAACGAGGTGTCGAGCGGCGAGGCCGAGACGCGCATCATCAGGGACGAGGACGACCTGAACACGAGGTGA
- a CDS encoding formyltransferase family protein has protein sequence MSRPMRVCLLLPGETVSRWEARALARLLAEADVELTAVVYDEGDDGRSARETLERAIELREWTAIAVLTWLFGRPVPQTDPVRVDAVVDIDDARTFRVEPTVVDGWKREIPAETVERLAPRADVAVRFGFGFLVGPILSELQHGVLSYHHGDLREYRGQPMGFWEFLHGERTAGITVQQLSERLDAGGVAAMKTVPIGDLHTWGAVRCRLFEESDDVLVAAVESLRAGEVREPETLGDLYTLPRGLPVAKYALKNGVGYVREAMPA, from the coding sequence ATGAGCCGGCCGATGCGGGTCTGCCTGCTGCTCCCCGGTGAGACGGTCTCGCGCTGGGAGGCCCGCGCGCTCGCCCGGCTGCTCGCCGAGGCCGACGTCGAACTCACGGCGGTGGTGTACGACGAGGGCGACGACGGCCGGAGCGCGCGTGAGACGCTCGAACGGGCCATCGAGCTCCGCGAGTGGACGGCGATCGCCGTCCTGACGTGGCTGTTCGGCCGGCCGGTTCCCCAGACCGATCCGGTTCGGGTCGACGCCGTCGTGGACATCGACGATGCCCGGACGTTCAGGGTCGAGCCGACCGTCGTCGACGGCTGGAAACGGGAGATTCCGGCGGAGACGGTCGAGCGTCTCGCTCCCCGCGCGGACGTCGCGGTCAGGTTCGGGTTCGGATTCCTCGTCGGCCCGATCCTCTCGGAACTGCAACACGGCGTCCTGAGCTACCACCACGGCGACCTCCGCGAGTACCGCGGGCAGCCGATGGGGTTCTGGGAGTTTCTCCACGGCGAGCGAACGGCCGGGATCACCGTCCAGCAGCTCAGCGAGAGGCTCGACGCCGGCGGCGTCGCCGCGATGAAGACCGTTCCCATCGGCGACCTCCACACGTGGGGTGCCGTCCGCTGCCGGCTGTTCGAGGAGTCCGACGACGTGCTCGTCGCCGCCGTCGAATCCCTCCGGGCGGGCGAGGTGCGCGAGCCCGAGACGCTCGGCGACCTCTACACCCTCCCGCGAGGGCTTCCCGTGGCGAAGTACGCGCTGAAGAACGGCGTCGGCTACGTCCGCGAAGCGATGCCGGCGTGA
- the hflX gene encoding GTPase HflX: protein MRALVTKRVERGRADLSEISDLTRAAGHEVVGRLTQTREEDAAFHFGEGKADELAALVRETDAECVVIDNEVGPYQTFNLGGKLPEGVEIIDRFTLILEIFGQRAQTRKAQLQVELAELRYELPRAEVKASLAQRDERPGFMGLGEYDQSRERDIKSQIARIKDELDDIAHKEEERRERRRESGFDLVALAGYTNAGKSTLLRQLAADLDVDENVETHPDLHETAESEDDLFTTLGTTTRRAETEKRDVLLTDTVGFISDLPHWLVESFQSTLDSVYYADLVLLVVDASEPIREMREKLVTCHDTLYERNEAPLVTVFNKVDELDPGELAEKREALSALAPNPVAVSGLTGENVEALCARIEADLPDWRQERLLLPMSDETMSLVSWVHDNGHVEREEYDEEGETVTLAFEAPPSVVERARARAADIEAGLEAGSA from the coding sequence ATGAGGGCGCTCGTTACGAAACGCGTCGAGCGGGGGCGAGCCGACCTCTCGGAGATCAGCGACCTGACGAGGGCCGCCGGCCACGAGGTCGTCGGGCGCCTCACACAGACGCGCGAGGAGGACGCCGCGTTCCACTTCGGCGAGGGGAAGGCGGACGAACTCGCCGCGCTGGTGCGTGAAACCGACGCGGAGTGTGTGGTCATCGACAACGAGGTCGGCCCGTATCAGACGTTCAACCTCGGCGGGAAACTGCCCGAGGGGGTCGAGATCATCGACCGGTTCACGCTCATCCTCGAGATCTTCGGCCAGCGCGCCCAGACCCGAAAGGCGCAACTGCAGGTCGAACTGGCCGAACTCCGCTACGAACTCCCGCGCGCCGAGGTGAAAGCGAGCCTCGCACAGCGCGACGAGCGGCCGGGGTTCATGGGACTCGGCGAGTACGACCAGTCGCGCGAGCGGGACATCAAGTCACAGATCGCCCGCATCAAGGACGAACTCGACGACATCGCCCACAAGGAGGAGGAGCGCCGCGAGCGCCGCCGCGAGTCCGGCTTCGACCTGGTCGCGCTCGCCGGCTACACGAACGCCGGCAAGTCGACGCTGCTCCGCCAGCTCGCCGCGGATCTGGACGTCGACGAGAACGTCGAGACGCACCCGGACCTCCACGAGACGGCCGAGTCCGAGGACGACCTGTTCACGACGCTCGGGACGACGACCCGGCGCGCGGAGACCGAGAAGCGGGACGTGCTGCTCACCGACACGGTCGGGTTCATCTCGGACCTGCCCCACTGGCTCGTCGAGTCGTTCCAGTCGACGCTCGATTCGGTGTACTACGCGGACCTCGTCCTGCTTGTCGTCGACGCGAGCGAGCCGATCCGGGAGATGCGCGAGAAGCTCGTCACGTGTCACGACACGCTGTACGAGCGCAACGAGGCGCCGCTCGTCACCGTGTTCAACAAGGTCGACGAGCTCGACCCCGGCGAACTGGCCGAGAAGCGCGAGGCGCTCTCCGCGCTCGCGCCGAACCCGGTCGCCGTCTCCGGGCTGACCGGCGAGAACGTCGAGGCGCTCTGTGCCCGGATCGAGGCCGACCTTCCCGACTGGCGCCAGGAGCGGCTGCTGCTCCCGATGTCCGACGAGACGATGAGCCTCGTCTCGTGGGTCCACGACAACGGTCACGTCGAGCGCGAGGAGTACGACGAGGAGGGCGAGACGGTCACGCTGGCGTTCGAAGCGCCGCCGTCGGTGGTCGAACGCGCACGGGCACGGGCCGCCGACATCGAGGCCGGCCTCGAAGCCGGCTCCGCCTGA
- the trxA gene encoding thioredoxin encodes MSSQTPAGEPVHVESREQFEELTSEGIVLVDYWADWCGPCKMLEPTVEELAAEVEDLLVLKVDVDQHQQLSQEAGVRGIPALQFYADGEEAERLVGVQEKADLLRVVESLR; translated from the coding sequence ATGAGCAGTCAGACTCCCGCCGGGGAGCCCGTTCACGTCGAGAGCCGCGAACAGTTCGAGGAACTCACGAGCGAGGGCATCGTCCTCGTCGACTACTGGGCCGACTGGTGTGGCCCGTGCAAGATGCTGGAGCCGACCGTCGAGGAACTCGCCGCCGAGGTCGAGGACCTCCTCGTCCTCAAGGTCGACGTCGACCAGCACCAGCAGCTCTCACAGGAGGCAGGGGTGCGGGGCATCCCCGCGCTCCAGTTCTACGCCGACGGCGAGGAGGCCGAGCGGCTCGTCGGCGTCCAGGAGAAGGCGGACCTCCTGCGCGTCGTCGAGTCCCTGCGCTGA
- a CDS encoding 2,5-diamino-6-(ribosylamino)-4(3H)-pyrimidinone 5'-phosphate reductase: MFVHVNAAVSVDGKLSSRRREQVEISGPADFDRVDRVRAAADAVLVGVGTVLADDPHLTLDEDDRRVQRIRNGRDGNPARVVADSRARTPTDARILDDEATTYVLVSDAAADEDVEALESAGATVVAAGVERVALAGAFAELESAGVDRLMVEGGGELIFSLFDEGLVDELTVYVGSMVVGGRDAPTLADGEGFVDGFPELELVAVERVDDGVLLSYEA, translated from the coding sequence GTGTTCGTTCACGTCAACGCCGCCGTCTCGGTCGACGGCAAGCTCTCGTCCCGGCGGCGCGAGCAGGTCGAGATCAGCGGCCCTGCGGACTTCGACCGCGTCGACCGGGTCCGCGCGGCCGCCGACGCGGTGCTGGTCGGCGTCGGCACGGTGCTCGCGGACGACCCGCACCTCACGCTCGACGAGGACGACCGCCGGGTCCAGCGCATCCGGAACGGACGCGATGGCAACCCGGCCCGCGTCGTCGCCGACTCCCGGGCACGGACCCCGACCGACGCGCGCATCCTCGACGACGAGGCGACGACGTACGTGCTGGTGAGCGACGCCGCGGCAGACGAGGACGTCGAGGCGCTCGAATCGGCCGGCGCGACGGTCGTCGCGGCGGGCGTGGAGCGCGTCGCGCTCGCCGGGGCGTTCGCGGAACTCGAGTCGGCGGGCGTCGACCGGCTCATGGTCGAGGGCGGCGGCGAACTCATCTTCTCGCTGTTCGACGAGGGGCTGGTCGACGAACTCACGGTGTACGTGGGGTCGATGGTCGTCGGCGGGCGGGACGCGCCGACGCTGGCGGACGGCGAGGGGTTCGTGGACGGGTTCCCGGAACTCGAACTGGTGGCGGTCGAGCGGGTCGACGACGGCGTGCTGCTCTCGTACGAGGCGTAG
- a CDS encoding uS10/mL48 family ribosomal protein — protein sequence MTFVTKLRFQSGDRAALDDTVDGLRDMLERKGAECKGPHTEPSEHVRVPLYDTLAPGSVLGEWSYELFSRRIEIHGNDHIAREVGHMDFPDSVHVEIELEQREQVGTRG from the coding sequence ATGACCTTCGTCACAAAACTCCGCTTCCAGAGCGGGGACCGGGCGGCCCTCGACGACACCGTCGACGGGCTCCGCGACATGCTCGAACGGAAGGGCGCCGAGTGCAAAGGCCCCCACACCGAGCCGTCCGAACACGTCCGCGTCCCCCTGTACGACACGCTCGCCCCCGGATCGGTGCTGGGCGAGTGGAGCTACGAGCTGTTCTCGCGCCGCATCGAGATCCACGGGAACGACCACATCGCCCGCGAGGTCGGCCACATGGACTTTCCCGACTCGGTCCACGTCGAGATCGAACTGGAACAGCGCGAGCAGGTCGGCACCCGCGGCTGA